gctcttgttgcccaggctggagtataatggcgcgatctcggctcactgcaacctccgcctcccaggttcaagcgattctcctgcctcagcctcccgagtagctgggattacaggcatgcaccaccacgcccagctaattttgtatttttagtagagacggggtttcgccatgttggtctggctggtcttgaactcccgacctaaggtgatccacttgcctcggcctcccaaagtgctgggattaaaggcgtgagccaccacgcctggccaggtcCATGGTTTTCAATGTCATGGGGCCAGGGTCTCCAAGTCTTGAGGTGAGGATTTGAATTCTCAAGGCTTTGGGCTTCAGGATGGGGTCTTGGGTCTTAGGGGCTGGGATTTGGGGACTTTGAGGTCATGGATGATGGAGTCTCAGGATCTTGGGTGAGAATTTGAAGTTTCTGGTCAGGATTTGGGGGTCTAGGGCCTCAGGGTCTCAGGGCCACAAGATCTTGGGACTGCAGGGTCAGGGTCTCAGAGCAGGGCTGTTAGGGTCAGGGTCTCAGAGCGGGGCTGTTAGGGTGTCAGGGTCTCAGAGCGGGCTGTTAGGGTCAGGGTCTCAGAGCGGGGCTGTTAGGGTGTCAGGGTCTCAGAGGGGGGCTGTTAGGGTGTCAGAGTCTCAGAGCGGGGTTGTTAGGGTGTCAGGGTCTCAGAGCGGGGTTGTTAGGGTGTCAGGGTCTCAGAGCGGGGCTGTTAGCGTCAGGGTCTCAGAGCGGGGCTGTTAGTATGTCAGGGTCTCAGAGTGGGGCCGTTGCACTTAGGTCTGGGGTCTCAGAGCGGGGCTGTTAGGGTGTCAGGGTCTCAGAGCGGGGCTGTTGCACTTAGGTCTGGGGTCTCAGCGTGGGGCTGTTGCACTTAGGTCTGGGGTCTCAGAGTGGAGCTGTTAGGGTCAGGGTCTCAGAGCAGGGCTGTTAGGGTGTCAGGGTCTCAGAGCGGGGCTGTTGCACTTAGGTCTGGGGTCTCAGAGCGGGGCTGTTAGGGTGTCAGGGTCTCAGAGCGGGGCTGTTGCACTTAGGTCTGGGGTCTCAGGATGGGGCTGTTGCACTTAGGTCTGGGGTCTCAGAGCGGAGCTGTTAGGGTCAGGGTCTCAGAGCAGGGCTGTTAGGGTGTCAGGGTCTCAGAGCGGGGCTGTTGCACTTAGGTCTGGGGTCTCAGAGCGGGGCTGTTAGGGTGTCAGGGTCTCAGAGCGGGGCTGTTGCAGTGTCAGGGTCTCAGAGCGGGGCTGTTGCAGTGTCAGGGTCTCAGAGCGGGGCTGTTAGGGTGTCAGGGTCTCAGAGCGGGGCTGTTAGGGTCAAGGTCTCAGAGCGGGGCTGTTAGGGTGTCAGAGTCTCAGAGCGGGGCTGTTGCACTTAAGTCTGGGGTCTCAGAGCGGGGCTGTTGCACTTAGGTCTGGGGTCTCAGAGCGGGGCTGTTGCACTTAGGTCTGGGGTCTCAGGCTTCAAGGACTCACGCCACAGGATCTTGGGGCCAGGGGTGGGGGTCTGGGGTGTCAGGTCTTGGGGCCAGGACATACCAGGAGCTGCAGCCGGCGCAGCAGCCGGTCCAGCCGGGCCTGCAGGGTGCCCAGCTCGGGCTCCAGGGTCTTCAGGGAAGAGCCACCTGCCCGGCGCAGCCACTGCACGTGCCGCAGGTAGGACAGTAGGTCCGCTCGCAGCCTTGTCAGCACACCCGGGAGCTGGGGACGGAGCCAGGACATCAGAGAACACCCGGCCAGTGCCTGCTGTGCCCCTCATCCAACCCGCCCCCTTCACCGCCTGTCTCCCACTTTGTCCCCAGCCCACTCCCTTGCCCTTACCTGTAGAGCTCCCAGTGCCCCCGCACTCATGGCCAGGGTGGGCAGGGAATCCAGGTTGTGGTCCCCGTCAGCTGGGAATTTGTCCCTCTGGCAGGGAAAAAAGGCTGTGAGGTGGCCCCTGTCCAGCCTCGGGGCTCCCTCCATCCCCCACGCCAGGCCCCCAACCCTTCCCCTCCCTCACTCTGCCACCTGAGAGCCCAGAACCCCTCCAAGTGGCCTGCCGGCAGACTCCTCTCAGTTCCTCTCTGCCTCTCACTCCTGGGCTGGCCCCAGCCCAGTCTCTCCTACCAGCTGTGCAGCCAGCTG
This portion of the Pongo abelii isolate AG06213 chromosome 20, NHGRI_mPonAbe1-v2.0_pri, whole genome shotgun sequence genome encodes:
- the IL11 gene encoding interleukin-11 isoform X2 produces the protein MSAGALGALQLPGVLTRLRADLLSYLRHVQWLRRAGGSSLKTLEPELGTLQARLDRLLRRLQLLMSRLALPQPPPDPPAPPLAPPSSAWGGIRAAHAILGGLHLTLDWAVRGLLLLKTRL